Proteins encoded within one genomic window of Glycine soja cultivar W05 chromosome 1, ASM419377v2, whole genome shotgun sequence:
- the LOC114415946 gene encoding pyruvate decarboxylase 2-like: MDTNIGSLSLDACKPANNDVGCPPNGAVSAIKPSVPATTMTSSDATLGRHLARRLVQVGVTDVFSVPGDFNLTLLDHLIAEPQLKNIGCCNELNAGYAADGYARCRGVGACVVTFTVGGLSVINAIAGAYSENLPLICIVGGPNTNDFGTNRILHHTIGLSDFSQELRCFQTVTCYQAVVNNIEDAHELIDTAISTCLKESKPVYISISCNLPGIPHPTFSREPVPFSLSPRLSNKMGLEAAVEAAAEFLNKAVKPVMVGGPKLRVANACDAFVELADACGYPFAVMPSAKGLVPEHKPHFIGTFWGAVSTAFCAEIVESADAYLFAGPIFNDYSSVGYSLLLKKEKAIIVQPERVVISNGPAFGCVLMKDFLRELAKRLKHNNTAYENYSRIFVPEGKPVKAEPREPLRVNVLFKHIQDMLSGETAVIAETGDSWFNCQKLKLPKGCGYEFQMQYGSIGWSVGATLGYAQAVPEKRVISCIGDGSFQVTAQDVSTMLRNEQKTIIFLINNGGYTIEVEIHDGPYNVIKNWNYTGLVDAIHNGEGKCWTTKVTCEEELVEAIQTATGDKKDCLCFIEVIVHKDDTSKELLEWGSRVCAANGRPPNPQ; this comes from the exons ATGGACACTAACATTGGATCTCTATCCCTCGACGCGTGCAAGCCTGCTAACAACGACGTCGGTTGTCCCCCGAACGGAGCCGTTTCAGCAATCAAACCCTCCGTCCCCGCAACCACGATGACGTCCTCGGATGCCACGCTAGGACGCCACCTAGCACGGAGACTCGTGCAG GTGGGGGTGACAGACGTCTTCTCCGTGCCGGGTGACTTTAACCTCACCCTCCTCGACCACCTCATCGCGGAGCCGCAGTTGAAAAACATAGGATGTTGTAACGAACTCAATGCCGGGTACGCTGCTGACGGCTACGCGCGGTGCAGGGGCGTGGGCGCGTGTGTCGTCACGTTTACTGTTGGAGGACTGAGTGTAATCAACGCGATTGCGGGCGCGTACAGCGAGAATCTTCCGCTGATCTGTATTGTGGGTGGGCCCAATACGAACGATTTTGGTACCAACAGAATCTTGCATCACACCATTGGATTGTCCGATTTCAGCCAGGAGCTCAGGTGCTTCCAAACAGTTACATGCTATCAG GCTGTGGTGAATAACATAGAAGATGCTCATGAATTGATTGATACTGCAATCTCAACCTGCCTGAAAGAAAGCAAGCCTGTGTACATAAGCATAAGTTGTAACTTGCCTGGCATTCCTCACCCCACATTCAGTCGCGAGCCGGTTCCATTTTCTCTGTCTCCAAG ATTGAGTAACAAGATGGGGTTGGAGGCTGCAGTGGAAGCAGCAGCAGAGTTCCTAAACAAGGCAGTGAAGCCTGTAATGGTTGGAGGTCCTAAACtaagggtggctaatgcatgtGATGCATTTGTTGAGCTTGCTGATGCATGTGGCTATCCATTTGCTGTGATGCCATCAGCCAAGGGACTAGTCCCGGAGCACAAACCCCACTTCATTGGCACATTCTGGGGTGCTGTGAGCACCGCATTCTGTGCTGAAATCGTCGAATCTGCTGATGCATACTTGTTTGCTGGCCCCATTTTCAATGACTACAGCTCTGTTGGGTACTCACTCCTCCTCAAGAAGGAGAAGGCCATCATCGTGCAGCCGGAGCGCGTTGTGATCTCCAATGGACCCGCATTCGGGTGTGTCCTCATGAAGGACTTCCTCAGGGAACTCGCAAAGCGTCTCAAGCACAACAACACTGCTTATGAAAATTACTCAAGGATTTTTGTCCCTGAGGGAAAGCCTGTGAAAGCTGAACCCAGAGAGCCTTTGAGGGTTAATGTTCTGTTTAAGCATATACAAGATATGCTGTCTGGCGAAACCGCGGTGATTGCTGAGACAGGGGACTCTTGGTTTAACTGCCAGAAGCTGAAGTTGCCAAAGGGGTGTGG GTATGAGTTCCAAATGCAATATGGTTCAATTGGTTGGTCTGTTGGTGCTACACTTGGTTATGCTCAGGCGGTTCCTGAGAAGCGAGTGATTTCTTGCATTGGTGATGGAAGCTTTCAG GTGACAGCTCAGGATGTGTCCACAATGCTGCGAAATGAGCAGAAGACCATCATCTTCCTGATAAACAATGGTGGATACACCATTGAAGTTGAAATTCATGATGGGCCATACAATGTGATTAAGAACTGGAACTACACTGGCTTGGTTGATGCAATCCACAATGGTGAAGGAAAATGCTGGACCACTAAG GTTACATGTGAAGAGGAGCTTGTTGAGGCAATTCAGACAGCAACAGGTGACAAGAAAGATTGCTTGTGCTTCATTGAAGTGATTGTTCACAAGGATGACACAAGCAAAGAATTGCTTGAATGGGGCTCAAGGGTTTGTGCTGCTAACGGTCGTCCTCCCAATCCTCAGTGA